A stretch of DNA from Besnoitia besnoiti strain Bb-Ger1 chromosome II, whole genome shotgun sequence:
GCAAAGTGAAGTACGGACTAAAGTGCGGGGTACAGGGCCCCGACCCAGAGAATCGCCCTGCACACCGGGCTCAGGTCGTGAATCTGCTGCAGTCCAATCGCCTGTCAGTTCTGAAGTCCCCCGCAGATGGGGCTCTAGCGTTTGCCGatgctgcgctgctgcagcactcGCTTCATTCGAAGGAAGGGAATCAGCAGGAGCCCTGCCCCCCGTCGGAAAGTGCCTTTCATTCGCCCCTCTCTTGGCCGGCGGCTGACTTCGACCGAGTCCAAGCGTTGCAGTTCCTGCCGCCTTTTCTGGAAAGTCGACTCTCGTCGGACTCGCTCCGCCTCCGACTCTTTTCTCCCCAcagccgcctcctcgactgccgccggcgcgctttCTGGAAAGATCCCGCGTCTGCTTTTCCGCAGCCCTCGAGAGACGATCGACagcggccttctgcgccgcctccagcccGCTCGGTCGACACCGCCTTCGCAATGGCCGAAGCCGCAGGTtgccctgcggctgcggtcTCGCCGCCTCAGGGGCTGCCGAGAGAGAACAAGAGCGAGCCCTGCAGGGACTCTGGGGCCTCTCGAGAGGGGCAGCCGGGCGCGTCTTCGGGTCGGCCGGCGATCACGCCGTTTCCCAAGTGCCACCCGCAAGTGTCTCAGTTTCTCTCGGCCTGTGGGCCTCTCCATCCGCACTGGGGGAGACcgagctgcatgcaggaGCGCTTCGTGGCGTCGCTCTGGGGCGGCCttgtcgccggcgtcggcggatCTCGTCACTACCCAGGCCTCAAACTGTGGCAGGCGACTACAGGCGTCGTGCTGAGTTGGACGGAGGGAGAGTTGGTACGCCGGGTTCCTTTCGGGTTTCCTGCCtagtcttcgccgtctccagcCTCTGCGTTGCGCGCGCTTCGGGCTCCCCGTTTAGGCGCCTCGGTACTGGGCGCCGTGTTTTAAAGGGAGGACGAAGCAGGGAGACGGCCAGGAAGCGCGATCGCGCGATTGGCACAGATATCGGTCGATACCTGCGTTCGTTAGATGTTTTCCTAGGTGCTGTCTGGTCTTGGAGTACCTCCGTTGCGTCACGTGTCTAGTTTGCTTTGTTCTCGGTGTGGATTGTCTCTGCAGGCAAGCGCCGAGGCGGTGCGCTGCATCCGCGGCCACCCCGACTTGAGCACGGGGCTCTTAgcgaccggcggcgcgctgccggctcATACGCGTGGAAGTATCTCCAGAGGAAACGGCCGAAGACCGAATCTGAGCGCCTCTGTGGAGGGTGGACTGAGGCGgactcggcggcgcgagacggaACCCGGCGTGACTCTCTGGTCGCTCGTGCATCGGGACGTCCTGCTTGAGGCCGCTTTGaacagagacgaagacagcaacttcctcctcgtcgatCCGACGGACGATGAGAGCGACTGCTGATTGGAGCAGCCGTGGCGCACCCGCGTTCGGCGCGCCGTCACCCCGTGCTACCGAGCGTGCTGTTACGACGCGCGCCCGTACCTTCAGAGTACTCGGCTGAAGCCGAGCTTATCGAATATGGGTTTCAAGTGAGGTCACCGCATTGTTCTACCGATACCAAACATCCACAGCGAAGTGGTTCATGTGGAGCACGCTGGCGCCACGAGGAAGCTCTGTTCGTTTATGCATTTTGCTTGTCAAATGCAGTATCAGTGAGCAAGTTGCTCAGGATCGGAGCATTCACTGAATTCCAGGGATGTGACCGTGAGTCACACACACGATGGCGCGCGTTACGTCTCAGTTAGGAACGCGAAGGGCAGTCAACTACTGCCTATTTCCACGGGCGGAACCTCCTCGAGGCTGCTCGGAGTGTGTGCAATAACGTGTGCTTTACAGCTGGGGGCATGGGGCGACTAAAGAAACAAACCACTAGCTTCGCGCTCTTGAGTATCAGGGTCAAaggctgcgtgcgcgttcTTTGCTAGCCGGGGCGAAAGTTAGCTTTTCCTTCTAGCCTTCTATTGCGTTTCCGCCGTCCAACTCTAGTCTAGACCGCGGATGCTGGGGCGGAAAATCTCCACAGCTTTTGCAGTTCAGATCACTTTTTTCCGTTCCTGCTGCTTCATTTTATTCCCTGCGGCTCACGACTCAGCCTCGGAGATGcaagagcgccgcgcgagacaggTAACACAGGACCTGCCAAGAAGGTAGTGATTGAGCAGTGACTGATCGACTGGTTTGTAGGCGGAAGATACGCACAAGAGGACTGACAGTAACTCACAGGAAAACAGAATCAACAAGTAGCACTTCTCCCTAGAAGACAGACGCCCTGTGAACTGAAACCCGAATTTCAGCTTCGTTCTGAGCCTCGTCGACGCCAGTCTTCCACCGCAGTTTTGATTGATTTAAGCAGGAAATCAGCCTGCTCAGTGTCCGTGCTCACGGCGTTCCTGGGCAGGTAAAGAAAGCAACAACACCAGACATGACCCATTTGCAGGAATCGCGGGCCTGCTAGCTCGCAAGCGGGAGACTCATGCAGCCCGCAGCCTCCTTCCTGCGCGACTCTCGACGCACAGCTACTCCTATCCGGAGTGCGGTCACCTTCTGCATCGTGAAGAAAGCTCCAAGAAAAACGTAGCTCCCACAACGAGTGCTCACAGGAGGCACAGACGCCTTTGCTCGAAGAAAGGAGCAAATCGATACAGACATGCAGACAAGCACTTTCTCCTCTACCCGCCTCGCAGTAGCAAAAATATTCCTTCCTCGCTGACACTAGAGACTGGAAGCTATCCGAAACCGTACCATACGAAGTGCGGGACTAGCACCACGCAATTCCTATTTTCCGCGACACTTCTGGCCTGCTTCCGCTCCTGAGCCTGCCGAGAGAGGTCAGGAGGCATCGAGGTAGAATCATAGCCTGCCGCTGGGGCTCCGGCAGGGAATACTTCGAGCGACGTGAGCCGCTCAAAACATCGAAGCTGGAAGGCGGCAGCATTAGAGAGCGCGAAGTCTGCTGCGAGACAGAACAAGACAACGCAGGTGAACGTGGTAAAATGAGAGTAAAGTTCATTTGTCCGAACAGCTGGTGGAGCACATGTGGGTTTTTGGGCTATCTTATCGCGACTGCGATCTCCCGGGAGAGGCCGCCGTTCCGGCGAGAAACAGATCTTTTCAGCAAGCCACTCGACGTGGCAAACGTGGGACATGCCTGGACATAGACGCGTGATTAAACTATAGCGGGCAAATCACTGGGCACGTGGGATGCAACAGTACGCGAATGCAGCTGACGGCTGTGAGCTGCTGGTGCCGTTCATTGCTCTTTCGCGACGCACGCACaacgagccgccgccgtctaTACGGATGTTGAGCCCTTACACACCGTCACGCCGAGCGGCACacccacgccgccgccactgTCTGGAGACCGCGGACTGAGCTACGCCGGCTGCcactctgcgcctcgcgttcGCTCTCCACGGCCAGAGCGCCCCAAAAGCCTGAGCCTGCCCTGCGTACCGCGCGGAGAAACCGGCTTCGAATCGTCCTTTTCCGGTGCCGCGTGCCAGAAATGCTGCGCGTCCGCCCACAGGAGAATGACGCCGCTACGCGGCACCCGCGGCTCGGagtccgcagccgcagctgcctggcgcgcgccctcgcccatGCTGAGCAGCTGGTCCCCGCGTTCCCCTTCATCACCACGGccgggaggcgccggcgacagggcgggcgcggaacgcgcagacagcacatcctccgcgacgcctggCAGACGTAGGAGCTCATCTAGCTCCAGGTGCAGAAGGCCGGTGTACGGATTCAGGTGCGCTCGCAGGCGGTCTCTATCGTCCGTAGCGCCCTGCGAGGAGCTGCCATGCCCACGCGCCCCACTAGGCGGCTTTTTCTGTCCGTCTTCTCGAGCAGACAAcggctctccgcgcgcaACCGCCTGGCGACTTGCATGTGCATCGTGccccgcggacgcgacgTCGGACAAAGAATCGACGATGGTGCCGCGAACGCCGAAAAACTGCTCGAGGATGCTTTGCATGGCTGCCAGCCCCGATGCCGTGCTTCGCTCAATGAAGGACACATGCGTCTTGGTTCGGTCCGCAGCGCCGAACGCCGGCCTGACATGATGCGACGAACGTGCAACCTGTACgactgtctccgcggtcgtAGTCCCGCTGGACTGCAGCGGGATCAAATCTAGACGTTCCAGCCTCGGCTTTAGGTCGGCGGGGTCGCTCTCCTGCTCGGCTGGCGACGCGTGACTCATTTCAGAGGCGCACGAGGAGCGAACCCCATTCGGGCTGCAGTTCACCTCGCGGAGTCGCAGAGACTGGCAGACATGCCGAAGCGGCACCCGCAGTGCTGAGATGCATGATGCGGTCGAGTGCAGACGGAAAGGAACTGCTgccggctgcagcgctgccACAGCCGACAACAAATCGACGACCTGGGAACAAAACGAAAAAGTGCGATTTGCAAGGCAACAGCTCGTGTGCGCATCCGAAATTGTGTGGCTACAGCTGTTAAACACTTGGGGAAGAACGTGCGAGCCCCATACAGTTTTCCGGGAGGCATGCGTCTTATTTCGGGTCCTATATCGGCCAGTCACGCGTTCAGCGCGCGTATTAATGTACCAGAAAAACGCTCGAATGACTCTGATTTGCGACTACGGCTACGACGGTCACACCTGCTTCTGATGAGCACATCCAAGGCGGTCGGTGCGTGTCGTGTCACTGTCCTGCAAGACACACAGCGAGTCTTTCGGGCTGGTGGCAGCAGCATTTATTCTTTTGTTCTCCATCGCTGACAAGTGGTACGCCGCCCAGAGACAAAAGATGAGTTCTTCAAGCGGTTACCTGCGTAGTCAACGCCTGCAGCTTGCGCTCATCCTTCGCGTGTCCACGGATACCGTCggcacgaagaagaagagccgcCTGAAGAAGCCCCAGTTTCCGCTGCTCTTCTAATGAAAAGAACGACGAAACACGGGGACCGGGAGActgcggagagggagaacaTGCTAGGACGTCGATGGAAGACTCAGCCGACAGCCACGTACAAAAAGCCGCAATATCCGCTGCACGCATGAAATGCCAAAAACAAGCTAGGCACTGGAATCCACTTTCCAATAATACCAGCACAAGGCTTCCGCACCTCGAAATCTAAGGTAGGTCACCACCAACTCTCGAAAAGAATACGCAGTCgtgcccgccctcgcccgacCTATAAGACTCACACGATACCTATAGTCAAGTTCCCTGACTTGGCGTTGCACAcgcgctgccctccgccACACATTCACCAGTATGCTCCCCCTGACTTTCATGAAGAGGAAGAATGTAGCTGGCACAATGCCAGGCCGGAGCGCATTGAAGAATCCGAACCAAGACGTATGCTCATCGGCTGAGTCGGTACTAGCCCCCGTCCCTGCGGTTACGTGAAACTGTTCATTTGTTCACCAGTATTCTCAAGAAAAGATGCTAAAACTTTCCTTATCCTTTCCGTCTTACCCGCCAACAGCGCAGGCTCCAGGAAAGAGCCAGAGCAGCCCCGTTGAAGGCCCTCGGAGGGATCAGCGCAGTGGTCGATGTGTGTCTTTTCTAGCTGCGTAAGACTCCGCGCGTCACGACTGGGACGGAAATCTTGTACCAGAAGCGCAAGCGATAGATTCAGCGCCCCTGAAACAGATATCGTCTGATTAGCCTGTAACCCATGCGCCGGAGCTCCCGGGGGCGGACCTAGCAATACGTCTGGAACAAAGCCTTCGACCAAGTCCAGTATGGGGGGACCCGTCGCAAAATCAGTGGGCGCCTTGGCGCTAAGCCCTTTTCCGTCGACGGTTTCGTCATGAGACTCATTCAATCTTTGCCTCACATGCTCGACAACCTCATGAATGCCGGCAATATCTTGTGTCAGGCCGAGGAGCGCGACCGCTGCGTAGAGGTTGAACAGATCATCGAGTCGCAGTGTTGGCAGAAGGGGCAGGAGGGCATCGAAAATCCGTTGGATGACAACACGATCTTTGCATCCACTGTCTGAAAGTGCACAGACGACGGTGGTGGCAGCTCGTCCGTCAGTGACTCGCCAGAATCTTGTTGGGTCCACGTACATGTCGAGGAAGTCTTGAACAATGATGCCTTCTCTCGAGAAGCTGAAAAGAAGATCCTGCCAAAAACGAGCAAGCGTACACAGGTTGAGACAGGGAGCCGTTGGGTCTGTCGGAGTCAAGTTCCCACCAGAGAATGGAATAACAAAGATTAGTCTGAAAACGTGGTTACAGGCCACAGGTACCCACGTGCGCAGTAGGTCTTAGAAGTAGAAGGCACCTAAAAGCCCGTGGAGTCTAGAAACATCTCGCATACGATATCCCTGAACAGAGTGAAGGCAACTAGACGGGAGAAACACGCGAGAGACACTAAACCCCATAAACCCTCCCTTAGAACGTCGAAGTACAGTTGTGAATCTCGTGGCTGGCGTAGTCCATGAATAGGCGACGAGGTCGCTGTGGAGACCATCCAGCCCCCGAAGCAGAGCCGCACGGGGCTGGATTCATCACGACATCCCTCTCCTACCAGCTGCTTCAGCTTGTGTAAAATGGAGCTGCATATTCAGAAGCGATACGTGATCGGGGCGCCACGTAGCAGCTTGAAGTAAGCGCTCTGCCTTTCAAGCCGTGTCTGCACTGCACACCTCATCCGAGCCCCCTGCTCCGGCGCCGTGAAAAGACAACTCACATTGAGAAGATGCGGGCTGTACCGGTTGGAATTTTGCTTCGCATGGCCTGCTATGAGGTCCACGCTTGCTCCGCTGTGTGCGCCAAGCTCAGAGAGggacacagagagaagcaCTGCGTCTTCAGGATCGAAGGTAAGTAGAAGCCGAGGTAACAGGGCGATGAGCCGAACAACCAACCAGTTGTCCCTGACCCCTAAGACGGCGCACGCCCTGAATACCATACAGATAGACTGCAAGAACATAGAACAACGCACACAAGGTGAATAGATAAACTCAACAGCCAAAAGCTGTTATTGAATTGACGCACATTGTGCCGCGCACCTTATCATGGCTGTTTAGTCTAGTGGTATGATTCTCGCTTTGGGTGCGAGAGGTCCCGGGTTCAATTCCCGGAACAGCCCCTCTTTGGAATACGCCAACACTTTCCTCAAAGAATCCAGGTTTACCACACATTTTCTATTTTTACGGCTGCAGGTGCTTGCTTGCTTGAAAAAAGCTACGACAAGTGCTGAAGATGCAAAAAGGCAGCTGGTCGCTTTGGTTCAAGGCGTCGCCCGCTATCCTTGCATTCCTGGCTCAGTGCACTTCCGGGCAACAATGGCGACCAGTGAGCGGCGGCCATTCGCTGTATCCCACTCCCAGCACGCTGAAGTTCTCAACTGCTCGCCGTGAATGGAACTCTGTTCCCGGACCTCCAGTACAACCTCGCTCGCCGACAGAagccctgcggcgctcgacaCTTTGCCCATGGCGTCAGGTGACCCCATCCCGCCACACGAGAGTCGGGGCTCAGCACCAGGCAAACTGGAAAGCTACTCTCCTTCTGCTTGTCATTCCGATATTCAGTCGGAATTTCAGGCGACTAGTGTGCGTCAGAGCTCGTGCACCACGCGAGCACAGCACGACTGACTATCCTGCTGCCGCCTTTTTGACTTCTAGTATTTTCGAGTCTCGAGTCGCCTCACTTCGGCTTTGAATTGAGGAAGACGTTTTGCAACCTCATTAACCACCAGCCCAAACGCCATCTCCTGAAGGACTTTCAGCTCTCGCTCTTGCACGTCGGAGGTGCGCTGGAGGTTCATGCTCTTTGTCACTGCCCCCAGCGTCTCGTGTTCGCTTGCATAGTAGTCATTGCAGGAATCCGTCGCGAAGGTGGGAGTCATGCTTCTCGCATGTGCGTGCTCTCTTGCTCGCTGAATCGCCACGGCAGTGACTGTGAGCTGATGCGAGTGCATGCGGCCTACAACACCTGGTAAGACGGTCCCCAGCAGGTAAGCACTTAATGAGCTGTGATGGTACTGCAGCTTCGTCAACCCATATAGAACCTGGGTGACGTCGTGGGGGGAAAACTGGCGGCGTCCCTGGAGCGCGACATTTTCCGGCAAAGTAGTGCTACGCTCCGCACCAGGGTGAAGGGTCGCTACCTCTCTCACACCCGGAGGAGagctggcgcatgcagtgcTCCAGAGGTCAAGCAACCTATTGGCGATATCCGCCAGTAGGGGATCGTGCGTAATATTGAGGCGGGCCAGGCTGCTAACGATGCTAGCAAGATGAGACTGTGTCAAGCCTTGTAGCTCAGTCTCCCGCAGCCGGTTGCACAGGGCGTGCACCGCTTGCTCGGGTTCGAACCTctgggcggcgaaggcctccaGCAGGAATCCGCAGCTCGCAGGAGAGGCTACTCGAGCCGTTCTCGCAATCACAGTCGATGCGGCGTACAGGAAATCCGTCCTGAGGTAGCCGACCTGAAAGGCacgaaaagagaagaaaactcgCACCTCAGTTCGTGCCCGCTTGCGGTGGAGCACAAGatgcctccctctcttcgccgcttcgACCGCCTATTGTTAGTCTCGCGAGGTGTGGGCTCTCGCAGAAGCACAGACTGCGCAAATACGGATTGCTTCATGCCGCATACTAGACGGGAAACGTAAACCACTGCTGGGATGAACACCACTCGTCGAAGCCAGAGTTATTCGTGAACAAAGGAACAATACAAGAGCAAATTGGGTCCCTCCAGAGTCCAGAATCAGACGCAGGCCACGTTTGTTCCGTCAGCATCCGCCACCTCACCCTGTGCATAGCTTTAGCCAGAGATGCGATTTCGTCCACGTGGAAGTTCGTTATGTTCCGGATGACTTGCGCCTTTAAGGGTTTCAGGAGCCATCTCTGTCGCTTTAGCTTGTGCAGGGCGGTTGCGTGGAAGATGGCGAGCAAAGTCTCCTTGTCGCTCCCACAAGCTCTTGCAAGGCCGTCGGGGTCCGCTCGATACGTGCCAAGCAGCCACTGTGCGCGGTTTTCTGCAGTTCGCCCCTCCGCCACCACTGAACCTGCGCCCCCGCTCGCTTCACACACCAGCTGAGGAGCTGACGGCGCtaccgcgccctcctcgctctcgcgtgcgGGCAGCGCGGTACGGCTGTCTGTGGCTCCATCCTTGTCCTGCTTCGGGTGTTGATGGGGTTTGTCCTCAGCTGTCAAAACAAAGGAGATCTCCTCCGTTGGGAAGCTGGACGCGCCCATCTTACCACTGCGGAATAAAGACCACACAGAAAAACTGCTCTGGTCGCTGCCCATTTCGCTGCACAATCGCTTCACGAcatcgcgccgccgcggatgTCTGTGCGAGGCTCTAAGTGGATGcccgaggcgtcgcggcacCTCCAGGCGTCCAGATGTTCTCACGCACTCCCGCATTCCAACTTTGAAAGAAACGTGGCATTCTTGACAAAGCAGAAAAGGTAGATACAGTATCGAAGAGCAGAGCGTGTGACAATTGCTTGAACGCAAGGCCGAGTGAACCAGATCTGGCAACACAGCAGGAACTGCAAGCTTCCTTCCCCCCATCTTTGCCAGGGCTAAGAAGTTCCCAAAGGGTGTCAAAAGGGTCCTCAGCTCCTCAGCTTGTTTGATTGAAGAGCCTGACACGGCTGCTCGGCCGCACTCGCCACGTCGCaactgcagcggcgacagcagTTATCTCTCGACCCTGGGAGGAccagagaaaagagacgaTGACGCTATTCATCGCGAGCAAAAGCCAACTCTAGCGAAACCTGAAAGTTCAGCTCCATAAAAAATGGGATCTTGGAGTCGTCCTAAATTTCCGGCGACGGatgccgcttcctcgccttcaggTCCGTCCAGCAGCACTTCGGGTATTCCTGTCCAGACGTGTCCATTCTGGCAAGGAGAAAAAGTGGGTCTTGAGATGGCGCGAGATGAGACACACGGACAAAACGCAGTCGTAGACAGGCGACCAGCTGGCGAGTTTCACAGAAGCGAACGAATTCACGCGGGTCGCGGCACCTAGGTCACGGCCGGTTGGATGGGAAACATCTGCGTGTACGAgctgccgaggccgccgttccgctgcatgcaggaCGGTGAGGACACAGGGACAGAAAACAGCCGCTTTAATAAAACATCTCATGAAAACGCGTAGGGTACGAAGACGCCCCAAGCCGTTATCAAATCCTTGTACGTACGGAAGCCTCGTCAGGGCCCCAGACGCCTCCGCTCAGACCAGTACACACATATCGTGGCGGGAACACATGGGATATCCAGAATCCTTGACAGCAGTGGGTGGGCTAAAAAATATCCCTTGGCGACGGAAGAATTCCGCTGAGTCAGAGACGGGGCCCCCGTGCGTTCGCAGTTGCCACAGATATCCCTCAACATGCCCCTTTCTGCGGATCTATCCGAGTCACGGGCTGCTTCCCCAGATGGGAGAAAAGAGCAGCTGTCTTTTTCACCGTTCAAAAGAATAGGGTTTAAGATCTTCAGGGACGATGGCGATCAAATTGTTTGATGATGCCCCGTAGTTCGTATGCCACGGTGACCGCACATGCGTCAGCGtaacgcatgcagcgcggaGATAAGGTATAGGCGGTCGCCAGGGACGGGTATCGAGCTGGAAAGGTTAGAGGTTGCGGAATGGGTGCCTTTGAAAAATTGTGGTGAGGTTGTTAGTGGTGAATTTGAGATCCCTTCCCTGTGAGGCAATGAATCTACACAAGGAGTCTAGTGCGCAACCTCGGTGGCGTATGGGATAGAGAAAAATTGACTCACGACGACGAGCTGGTCAAGGGCTGGTTCATTCGCGCATCAGTTACTCTCTCAAGTCTGCAGTTCAGGTATCGTAGTTCAACGGGTGATCAACATGCACTCATGGCGACGGTTGAACTCAACTTAGCTTCGACTGCAAGCGTTTGGGGGGTCATCAATGGAGGGCACTAGATCGCCACTGACGCGTTCGCCGAGCTGCGGTCGACCTCGGACAGGGACCCAAGACCCACAATGCGTACCCGTGGCTTCCCTTGGTGGCTTGCATTTCAGACAAAACCGAAACTTCTCCGAGGTGAACTGAGTGCGCCAAGGAGTCGAGGGGCTGGTTGCGGAAACTTCATGCGGTGCATATTCGCGGCTGAATTCTCAGTGGTTGCACTGTGGAAACGCGCACGAGAATCTGCCAGAGTCGGCGTCACCGCATGGCTTTTCTCCAAAACCCGCCGAGGCAGGTGATTTCATTCGCCTGGGCTCAGCGCTCAACCTCAGTCGCCTCGTCCAGGATCCATGTTGACTCTCTGCGTGGGGCCGTAGCTAGCATATCGTGCTCCGCCTCAATAAAAAACGGTTTTATAACCGTTTTCGCGTACTTCACAGTTAAGAGTTGTGCTCGTGGTTTCTGCAACTTCCACCACTGCAATGACGCGGCGCAAGGGTTCCTCGTGAAGCTGGTTTTGTGCATTCCTCACAAGACGACTCTAACGGGGATCCGGACCTCCAGAGAGACCAAAGCTGACCGAGCAGCATCCCATGCCGCTTTGACTGAGGCCACAGGCCTCCGCAAATGTTCATAGCAGTGCAACCGTCGGTGGATGCCGTTTCCCACGATCAACCACTCTGTTATGAGACCGTGTCCTAGACCTGCGTGGTATTGGCGTGTCAGAGTAGCAGGTCCACGTGCACGGCCGGTACAATCACCCACTCACGGGACGACTTGGCAGCCTCCGAG
This window harbors:
- a CDS encoding hypothetical protein (encoded by transcript BESB_040730) — translated: MRECVRTSGRLEVPRRLGHPLRASHRHPRRRDVVKRLCSEMGSDQSSFSVWSLFRSGKMGASSFPTEEISFVLTAEDKPHQHPKQDKDGATDSRTALPARESEEGAVAPSAPQLVCEASGGAGSVVAEGRTAENRAQWLLGTYRADPDGLARACGSDKETLLAIFHATALHKLKRQRWLLKPLKAQVIRNITNFHVDEIASLAKAMHRVGYLRTDFLYAASTVIARTARVASPASCGFLLEAFAAQRFEPEQAVHALCNRLRETELQGLTQSHLASIVSSLARLNITHDPLLADIANRLLDLWSTACASSPPGVREVATLHPGAERSTTLPENVALQGRRQFSPHDVTQVLYGLTKLQYHHSSLSAYLLGTVLPGVVGRMHSHQLTVTAVAIQRAREHAHARSMTPTFATDSCNDYYASEHETLGAVTKSMNLQRTSDVQERELKVLQEMAFGLVVNEVAKRLPQFKAESICMVFRACAVLGVRDNWLVVRLIALLPRLLLTFDPEDAVLLSVSLSELGAHSGASVDLIAGHAKQNSNRYSPHLLNDLLFSFSREGIIVQDFLDMYVDPTRFWRVTDGRAATTVVCALSDSGCKDRVVIQRIFDALLPLLPTLRLDDLFNLYAAVALLGLTQDIAGIHEVVEHVRQRLNESHDETVDGKGLSAKAPTDFATGPPILDLVEGFVPDVLLGPPPGAPAHGLQANQTISVSGALNLSLALLVQDFRPSRDARSLTQLEKTHIDHCADPSEGLQRGCSGSFLEPALLAADIAAFCTWLSAESSIDVLACSPSPQSPGPRVSSFFSLEEQRKLGLLQAALLLRADGIRGHAKDERKLQALTTQVVDLLSAVAALQPAAVPFRLHSTASCISALRVPLRHVCQSLRLREVNCSPNGVRSSCASEMSHASPAEQESDPADLKPRLERLDLIPLQSSGTTTAETVVQVARSSHHVRPAFGAADRTKTHVSFIERSTASGLAAMQSILEQFFGVRGTIVDSLSDVASAGHDAHASRQAVARGEPLSAREDGQKKPPSGARGHGSSSQGATDDRDRLRAHLNPYTGLLHLELDELLRLPGVAEDVLSARSAPALSPAPPGRGDEGERGDQLLSMGEGARQAAAAADSEPRVPRSGVILLWADAQHFWHAAPEKDDSKPVSPRADFALSNAAAFQLRCFERLTSLEVFPAGAPAAGYDSTSMPPDLSRQAQERKQARSVAENRNCVVLVPHFVWNAVSTDTEQADFLLKSIKTAVEDWRRRGSERS
- a CDS encoding hypothetical protein (encoded by transcript BESB_040720) translates to MDLSPDSSLLAVAQLRAVLAEGNESDAGLRGAHSSSKQQTSFPRPSERGRGQLCPASLGGALYSSTPDAEGSVNFVRVEGPRATQGVVKEWGGGVACAPDAAVFPPRVEGFADGRHVTQAAPSRNGVAVAADCVAPVARSEAHKARKSDLAWTPPTSLGAADAASSGGRSPGSATSAQARTRAKRSVWRVEGETAILSVAEGLKVVKTLAVADAAAFTSVEFSRNGKHLLMSGGATDSSFCVDCRACSCCCLCYFALRDTPAVERLKREQGVSRRATAPSARDEAGASDSSSESDGCCESACTDREREAEGASEAWKQKRADTPNIRSKVKYGLKCGVQGPDPENRPAHRAQVVNLLQSNRLSVLKSPADGALAFADAALLQHSLHSKEGNQQEPCPPSESAFHSPLSWPAADFDRVQALQFLPPFLESRLSSDSLRLRLFSPHSRLLDCRRRAFWKDPASAFPQPSRDDRQRPSAPPPARSVDTAFAMAEAAGCPAAAVSPPQGLPRENKSEPCRDSGASREGQPGASSGRPAITPFPKCHPQVSQFLSACGPLHPHWGRPSCMQERFVASLWGGLVAGVGGSRHYPGLKLWQATTGVVLSWTEGELASAEAVRCIRGHPDLSTGLLATGGALPAHTRGSISRGNGRRPNLSASVEGGLRRTRRRETEPGVTLWSLVHRDVLLEAALNRDEDSNFLLVDPTDDESDC